Genomic window (Kwoniella botswanensis chromosome 1, complete sequence):
TTGGGAATGCTGTTCGTCATCATCGGTTCAGGTATCAACACGTTCTTCCACTTCCGTACACCTGCTCCATATCTCTCCCCTTTCATCGTACAGTGAGTAATTGATCACTTGGTGTCGAGACAATACTGATCCATGTCTTTCTCCAGAGTTGTCGCGTATCCAGTCGGTAAATTCGCTGCGTGGTTACTCCCAATTACGACCTGGAATTTACCTCGTTTCCTTGGTGGTTCAGAATTCACTTTCAACCCTGGTCCCTTCAATATCAAAGAACATACCATCATCGTGATGATGGCCAATGTCGCGATCGGACCAGCTTACGCTCTCTATGCGACGGTCTCGAGTGAATTATACTATAAACATAAATTCGGTTATGGCTTTGATATCATGTTGATCCTTGCGACTCAACTTACGGGTTTCACTATGGCCGGTGTCTGTCGACGATTCGTTGTTTGGCCAGCATCTATGATTTGGCCTGGTAATCTGGTTGTCACCACCAACTTGAACACTCTTCATGCTGAAGAAGACGGTTTCCAAGGTGGTATGAGTAGATTGAGGTTTTTGCTCATTTGCATGGGAGGTGCTTTCGCATATTATTTCTTCCCAGGTAAGTTCGCCTTACCTCTCGAAaaacaatcagcttacaCGAGCCTTGGCTAACACATGTGCTCCAggtttcatcttcactgcTTTATCATATTTCTCCTATGCTTGTTGGATAGCACCTAAGAACAGGGTCGTCAATCAATTATTTGGTATTTCTACCGGTCTCGGAATGGGTATTTTGACTTTCGATTGGACTCAGATCACCTGGATTGGATCGCCTCTCGTTGCTCCTTGGTGGGCTGAAGTGAATGTCGGTGTTGGATTTGTCTTGTTCTTCTGGATTCTCGTTCCAATCTTGTACTACAACAATGTGAGTCTGAATTATGGTCTTGTGTTAGTGTTCTCAGAGCTGATCAAAGAAATACTGTAGGTCTGGGAATTTGCCTATCTACCAGTCAATGTCATACAAGCTGCCGATCGATTTGGGTCATCCTACGATATCTTCAACATTCTCACACCCGATATCACGTTGAACACCACCGCTTATGCTGAATATTCGCCAGTCTATCTTTCAGCGACGTTCTCAATGACATTCATGTTGGCTTTCGCATTGGCCACAGCGTTATTAGTACACACCGCGTTATATCACGGTCCAAGGATTTACCGAGccatcatcaacgtcaaGACAGAAGCGGATGATATTCACATGAAGCTTATGAAACATTATCCCGAAGTCCCCGATTGGTGGTTCTTAGCTTTATTCGCTGTGGTTTTCACTTTGGCCGTCACAGCTTTGGAAGTCTATCACACCAATTTACCAGTTTGGGGATACATCGTCGCTGTCATGCTACCTTTCGTATATATTATCCCATCGGCTTTCATCTACGCTATGACTTCTCAACAACCAGCGATCAACCTCTTGGCGGAACTGATACCAGGTTACATGTTCCAAGGTCAACCTATTCCAGGGATGGTGAGTGGCACCTTTCGTGAAAGAGGTAAAAAGCTGACATTGAATTGGTGCTGTAGCTATGCAAAGTCTTTACCGTCCAAACTGTAGCAGCTGGATTACTATTCGTCCAAGATCAGAAACTAGGACATTATATGAAAGTACCACCTAGAGCTACTTTCATCGCTCAATTGTCGGCAACTGCGATCGCATGTTTTATCCAAAGTGGAACCAAGGAGCTCATGTTCGCCAAGATCCCCGATATATGCGCTGCAGGCCAGAAATCATTATTGACTTGTGCCTCCACCAAGGTGTTCTTCACTTCCTCGATCATCTGGTTGGTTCATCCTAATCCTATCCCTGTTTTCTCGCCTTGCCTAATTGCTAATATATTGTTAAATCATAATAGGGGGTTGATCGGACCTGACAGATTATTCAGTAAAGGATCGCTCTACCATCCTCAAACTTACGCATTAATTGTCGGAGCGGTATTACCCATTCCGTTCTGGTTATGGGTACGAAAATACCCTCAATCGATCTTTAGAAACTTGAACCTGCCCGTCATATTCAGCGGAGCATTGTATATCCCCCCTGCATCTGGTATCAATTACGCTAGTTGGTTGTTGACTGGATTCATTTTCCAATTCTGGCTGAGGAGGAAACAATTCGCTTGGTGGTCtaaggtgagtcaatcaaACATCTCTACAACCGTACACTCGTGCTTGTGCTTGTGCCTGTATTCGTGTACTGAGTGGAGTATTGTTTTTCTGGACGGTTTTCAGTACAATTACGTCTTATCGGCTGCTTTGGATGTCGGCACAGCACTCTCGGCAATTGCGATCTTCCTGTTCCTCGGTTTACCGGGTGCTTCGATCAGTTGGTGGGGTAATACGGTGTATCAAAATAGTGAGTCTAAACTTGACAatccctcatctcattcGCCCTAGCTTACACATCCTCGTTACGTAGCTGCCGATTggaatggtgaaggtgcaaCTTATCTCGACGCTCCTGAAACAGGGTTCGGTCCTGATACATGGAAGTTATAGAATATACAATTATCGTATCATCTTTTTGAACAAATCGTGCCGTATGAATACGAGGGGTTTAGATGTCGGCGAAGGGAATGTCATCTCAAATAACATTTCAGTCGATATACTGGTTCGTCAACGGTCACATCTTTCATTGGAAGATTTCTTGGGATTATACGTGGTTCGAGCTTTTTTGAGGCGTTTTTTATGCTGTCAGTATATACATCTTCATAAAGTCATACATATAACATAATGTAAAGTAGGTTCAACAACGCGGGTTTATAATATTGACATTGATAACTTGGGAGATGCATATCTACTGTATATGATAGTCTATAAGTCATTGGGTCATTGGCGATAATAGGATTCATTACATAAAACTTTGCTGTGAGCGAATCCCAATTGGTGCGCCCGCCCGTTTCGGTACAGTATGTAACAATAAAGTTTCCTTCCGAGAAACCTTATTCATAGGCAATTACTTATCGGTACTCGTGTGTTCactgatgtactgtacagtagTTAGTCCTGTTGTATCGGACGACTGGACGAGATTTGAGTGCACAACAATGCATCACGACGTATGAACTGCTAATGGAATCTGTATAAAGTAAACTATCACGTatacatgatgatatatgaatCTAAATTAAGGCAACCATCCCGtcaaatcattcatctcgTTCTTCTGCTCAAGAACCTGTGAAGAATATGATATTCGTACGTGAAAACCTAAGTGAGGGCATATATGAATGAGTGTAAGTTTGAACTTTGGAATGTCGACGGACAAGCCTGTAgtatgaagaagaaagaagcaaaaggaaaaggagaaagtcAACGAAAAATGTGTGTATCAAAGGTCCTGCCAGTGTGAGATAatctgtactgtactgtaaaTACATTAGAGATTCAACCGTCATCAGTCAAAGAATTTCCGCAGCATTCTGAATAATGATACAGAATTAATGAGAAGGACTCACTGTATCATCGTCCACTTCGAAACATATAGAGATCAGTTGATCGTCACCATGTCAAACTACCAAGCCGGAGCTAAGTTACGTTACGTTCCAAAGCAGTTGTCAGCGAAAAACAAGAACTATGTACTGTatggaaaggaagaggactcaccaccaccaggATTATTGAAATATTGGGGCTTCACAGTCTCGCTTGGGACAGGTAGGTGTTCAGCGATAGGTAGAGGAGCAGTCATAGCTGGTACGACGAAGAGAAGTAGGGGTAGGATGAAAGTCATAATGGACATTTTGGTTACTGATGTGTTTTCGATTTTTATTCAATTCACCTTGTAGATAGTCTATTGAATGTAGTTTGAATATGGTTCAAAAGGAGAAAAGTTGATATTATCTTTTGTAGTGGACAACGACGATATGTATTGATATACTtcttgttgagcttgaattGAAACGATCCCTCGTCTCGATTTTGATATTGATCTCTATCTATTGACAATATTCTGAAGTAGAGCTTCATGAAATATAAAAGAAATAAAGGAAAAAAGATAGATCATGATTTACATGAGGTTTGAATTGATCTAAGATGACAGACATCAGTAATCGATCACCGCATCATCCTATCACAGATTGAGCTGCGTTGCGTTTGAGATGTGAGAAAACTGAAGATACTGTATGAGATCTGTGTGATGTGAGATGCAAGATGTGGTCGTCGGGCAAATGATATACACCTGCAGCTATAGTATCTGAAACGACAGGCATGTGCATTGCGTTGTGTGAACAGACAAGATGCCCTGAGCTGCCTTTTCCCCACTTACTCTCCGGCACATTGAGCACCTCAATACGGCTGGGCTGAACAATTGGGACTGTGGTGTGGCGAAGCTCAGGATGAGCTCGGGCTCAAGCCCCTTTTTGCAACACCACCCACACAACGCTTTGCTCCCTCATCTCATGTATATACTTCGTAGGACTCGCAATACCATAGAAGTCAAGACCCGAGCTTCAGTTCACATGCCCTTTGGAGGAAGGGTAGGATGTAGTGTTGGCGTTCCCTTGTTCTGTATTCTCCCCCACTTTGATACAGCTCATACTTTAGAAAGACGTCATTGTCACTGCCATTGTAGTCTTGAAGTAAAGTACTGTATGTACGAATCCAATCGCTATCCCGATGCATGATGTGCAAGAGCTGTCATGTTAAGTTActtgatgatcaatctcaatgaATATGCAGTATATATCAGGTATGTTATCATCGTGTCCGTGAGAACATTCTCTCTTGAGATATCACGTCGATCTGATCCTTGATCATTCGAGCAACTTTATATTTGGTTGGACATGCGTTTTGATTAGATTGTACCTTTCGGcatatcacccatcaatcatcagccatcAAAGT
Coding sequences:
- a CDS encoding OPT family small oligopeptide transporter, whose translation is MSDPSRPGTSSGRPSTSSGKRVGTGKGKRRQPTARLDTAASGISADELPEQEFYKEGDDEGEDDFDEEEEEEDEEVFAFHRPTTAAVPGLGTISDYSTSYSGPSSSHLPTTAGTTTNISTGPSDGHLNTPGLSLSDTPHSVSVNGKVPTPTGVIDVGGHLPELMYDKSNPPPFSGRYNPNNSSFAFTMSSADESTGGAPVIAKKSRRPHSGASLMDRLNRRRGNSSSSRLDTATTDFTTTTDMSMSRISEDSGLSEPGLSYRPTTSHNNRRMKSSAPLISESDLTSESARGYSRGSYGMTEMTGDMTVPDGKTTWGDGMGGLHKEASDMGDESLGVLDPGMVEEDSPYPEVRASVSNIDDPEMPALTFRAWVLGMLFVIIGSGINTFFHFRTPAPYLSPFIVQVVAYPVGKFAAWLLPITTWNLPRFLGGSEFTFNPGPFNIKEHTIIVMMANVAIGPAYALYATVSSELYYKHKFGYGFDIMLILATQLTGFTMAGVCRRFVVWPASMIWPGNLVVTTNLNTLHAEEDGFQGGMSRLRFLLICMGGAFAYYFFPGFIFTALSYFSYACWIAPKNRVVNQLFGISTGLGMGILTFDWTQITWIGSPLVAPWWAEVNVGVGFVLFFWILVPILYYNNVWEFAYLPVNVIQAADRFGSSYDIFNILTPDITLNTTAYAEYSPVYLSATFSMTFMLAFALATALLVHTALYHGPRIYRAIINVKTEADDIHMKLMKHYPEVPDWWFLALFAVVFTLAVTALEVYHTNLPVWGYIVAVMLPFVYIIPSAFIYAMTSQQPAINLLAELIPGYMFQGQPIPGMLCKVFTVQTVAAGLLFVQDQKLGHYMKVPPRATFIAQLSATAIACFIQSGTKELMFAKIPDICAAGQKSLLTCASTKVFFTSSIIWGLIGPDRLFSKGSLYHPQTYALIVGAVLPIPFWLWVRKYPQSIFRNLNLPVIFSGALYIPPASGINYASWLLTGFIFQFWLRRKQFAWWSKYNYVLSAALDVGTALSAIAIFLFLGLPGASISWWGNTVYQNTADWNGEGATYLDAPETGFGPDTWKL